A genomic window from Lotus japonicus ecotype B-129 chromosome 1, LjGifu_v1.2 includes:
- the LOC130731343 gene encoding U-box domain-containing protein 9-like translates to MAKRDGDGGEGGGGAVAAAAELKEKLRGLVKMIVESDDYTVQTADDAIATLSALKLLKKNKTRENRTASFSDKFDPPTEFRCPISTQLMTDPVILSTGQTYDRPFIQRWLNEEGHRTCPQTQQVLSHSILIPNFLVREMITKWCKDRGIEMPKPVRDVDEAVTKADRHRLNSLLHKLSLSLSDQKEAAKELRLLTKRIATFRTLFGESGVIARLLSPLSPGRTCADPDLHEDLITTVLNLSINDDNKKVLGEDPAVISLLIDALKSGTIQTRSNAAAAFFSISALDSNKHIIGKSGAIKHLIDLLDDGHPLAVKDAASAIFNICVMHENKGIAVQEGAVRVIMKKIKDNIIVDELLAILALLSTHPKAVEEMGDLGPVPFLLGNIRETTSERSKENCVAMLYTICYNDRTKWKEIREDERVNGTLSKLAQCGTSRAKRKASGILERVNRFFSLTHTA, encoded by the exons ATGGCGAAGAGAGACGGAGATggcggagaaggaggaggaggagcggTTGCGGCGGCGGCGGAATTGAAGGAGAAACTACGGGGATTGGTGAAGATGATTGTGGAGAGCGATGACTACACTGTTCAAACCGCTGATGATGCAATCGCTACTCTCTCCGCTCTCAAGCTTCTCAAGAAGAACAAGACTCGAGAGAATCGAACTGCATCGTTCTCTGACAAATTCGACCCTCCTACTGAATTTCGCTGCCCGATTTCTACCCAGTTGATGACTGATCCTGTTATCTTGTCCACTGGCCAG ACTTATGATCGGCCATTTATTCAGAGGTGGTTGAATGAAGAAGGACACAGGACATGCCCTCAAACCCAGCAAGTCTTGTCTCACTCGATCCTTATTCCTAATTTTCTTGTTCGAGAAATGATTACGAAGTGGTGCAAGGACCGTGGAATTGAGATGCCAAAGCCTGTTCGGGATGTTGATGAAGCAGTGACCAAAGCGGATAGACACCGTTTAAATTCATTGCTTCATAAGTTGTCATTGTCTCTTTCTGATCAGAAAGAAGCTGCGAAAGAGCTTCGCCTCTTAACGAAGCGGATAGCTACGTTTCGAACCCTTTTTGGGGAGTCAGGTGTGATTGCACGGTTGCTCAGTCCGTTATCACCTGGCAGGACTTGTGCTGACCCTGATCTCCATGAGGACTTGATCACAACTGTTCTGAATCTCTCTATTAATGATGATAACAAAAAAGTGCTTGGAGAGGATCCAGCTGTCATTTCTCTGCTTATTGATGCCTTGAAGTCTGGAACCATTCAAACAAGAAGCAATGCTGCGGCGGCTTTTTTCTCCATATCagcacttgattccaacaagcACATCATTGGAAAATCTGGAGCTATCAAACATTTGATTGACCTTTTAGATGATGGACATCCATTAGCCGTGAAAGACGCTGCTTCAGCCATATTCAACATCTGTGTCATGCACGAGAACAAGGGGATCGCCGTGCAAGAAGGGGCTGTTCGGGTTATTATGAAGAAGATCAAGGACAACATTATAGTAGATGAACTGTTAGCCATACTGGCTCTCCTCTCCACTCATCCCAAGGCTGTTGAAGAAATGGGTGATCTAGGTCCTGTTCCTTTCTTACTGGGTAATATTAGAGAGACTACCTCAGAGCGAAGCAAGGAGAATTGTGTTGCAATGCTATATACAATCTGTTACAATGATAGAACAAAGTGGAAGGAAATTAGAGAAGACGAAAGGGTCAACGGCACACTGTCTAAGCTTGCACAGTGTGGAACTTCAAGGGCGAAAAGGAAGGCTAGTGGTATTCTTGAGAGGGTCAATAGATTTTTCTCCTTAACCCACACTGCTTGA